DNA from Chryseomicrobium sp. FSL W7-1435:
AACGATTCAAAACTGGGCTAACAATGTTTACAACTTAGTGACAAAACGCACAGTTGTTGAAGCGAACGGTACAATGGAATGGATTGATGGCAACATTGGTTCAAAATTAACAATGAAATACCCAGCGTGTATCTTAAAAGGTGAAGGCGCTCGTGGTATGACTCTTTCTATCGCACTTGCAGGAAAAGGACAACACCAAGATGCAGGAGCTAAAATGATTCACTTAGCACCTAACACTTCTTCTACTATTATTTCGAAATCCATTTCGAAACAAGGCGGAAAAGTAACGTACCGTGGAATTGTCCGTTTTGGACGCAATGCACATGGCGCGCGTTCAAACATTGAGTGTGATACGTTGATTATGGATAACCAGTCTACATCAGACACAATTCCATATAACGAAATCATGAATGACAACATTTCGCTTGAACACGAAGCGAAAGTTTCAAAAGTTTCTGAAGAGCAATTGTTCTACTTAATGAGCCGTGGATTAAGTCAAGAAGAAGCAACAGAAATGATCGTAATGGGCTTCATCGAACCATTCACTAAAGAATTACCGATGGAATATGCAGTTGAAATGAATCGTCTCATCAAGTTCGAGATGGAAGGTTCAATCGGTTAAATACAAAAAAACTCTGTCCCGGCATAAGTTGCCGGAGACAGAGTCTTTTTTATTTTTTGTACAATTTAAGCCAGCTGTCAATATATTCTTTCTGAAACGAGTAGCGTTTACCGAAGGAAATATAGTGAGGAATCAAGCGTTTTTCAATGAGATATAGAATCTCAGTCTCAGAAAATTCATGAGCTCCTTGCTGATTTAAATAGACAAGAAGTGCATCAATTCCATAGAATCTTTCCACCTTGTCACCTCCCGCCAAGTATTCCTTCAAGAAAGAACACTTAGCACGAGTTACTAGGTAAACACTTCGTATACTTATTTTATACCCACATGTCTTTTGAACTAAACCTGAAGTTTATTGAGCCAGCTTTTAGAGTGAAAATGGTACACTAGAAGACAAGAGGTGAGGACATGATTCAGATCGGACTGACGGGTTGGGGAGATCATCCAGATCTCTATCGAGGGACAGCTAAACAAAGGCTACAAGATTATAGCTCACACTTTCCCGTAGTAGAACTTGATGCTATGTTCTACGCTGTGCAACCGAAAAAAAATAACGACAAATGGCTAGAGGAAACGCCCCAAGATTTTCAATTTATCGTGAAAACTTATCAACAACTAACCGGACACCTGCGAGGGGATAGCCCATTTGAGTCACTGGAAGCGGCTTTTGAAGCCTATCGACTTGCTCTACGTCCCTATAAAGAAGCAGGCAAACTAGGAGCCGTGTTAGCACAATACCCGCCTTGGTTTGAGTGTACAAAGGACAATGTGGAAGAACTCAGACGCTTACGTGACGAACTTCAGGAGTTTGAAGTCGCGATTGAATTTCGTCACCAATCTTGGTATGACGAGCGCTTTCGAGACAAAACGTTTCAATTTTTAGGAGAGCAAAACTTTATACACAGCATTTGTGACGAACCCCAATCAGGTGATGGGAGTATTCCCTTTGTCCCGGAAGTCACAGCCTCCAAAGCCTTGTTCCGATTTCATGGTCGCAATGTAGCTGCTTGGCAAGCACCGGTGAATCGTCAAAATTGGCGAGAAATCCGTTATTTATACGACTACAACAAACAAGAACTCAGCGAAATGGCTAATGCCGTAAAGAGCGTTGATCAACAAGCAGAAACAACATTTGTGCTATTTAATAACAATTCAGCTGGACATGCGGCTCAAAATGCAAAGCAG
Protein-coding regions in this window:
- a CDS encoding DUF72 domain-containing protein, with the translated sequence MIQIGLTGWGDHPDLYRGTAKQRLQDYSSHFPVVELDAMFYAVQPKKNNDKWLEETPQDFQFIVKTYQQLTGHLRGDSPFESLEAAFEAYRLALRPYKEAGKLGAVLAQYPPWFECTKDNVEELRRLRDELQEFEVAIEFRHQSWYDERFRDKTFQFLGEQNFIHSICDEPQSGDGSIPFVPEVTASKALFRFHGRNVAAWQAPVNRQNWREIRYLYDYNKQELSEMANAVKSVDQQAETTFVLFNNNSAGHAAQNAKQFQQLLNISFEGLAPKQLDLFGGDV